One Chitinophagaceae bacterium C216 genomic window carries:
- the rplS gene encoding 50S ribosomal protein L19: MSSAVAFVHEQLTQKKNFPAFKAGDNITVNYRIIEGNKERIQSFKGDVIKKQGTGSTATFTVRKISDGIGVERVFPYASPNIESIVVNKVGQVHRAKLYYQRKRSGKSARIREKRMAVAAAADKA, encoded by the coding sequence ATGAGCAGCGCAGTAGCTTTCGTTCATGAGCAATTGACTCAAAAAAAGAACTTCCCCGCTTTCAAAGCAGGTGATAATATTACTGTAAATTACAGAATTATAGAAGGAAATAAAGAGCGTATCCAGTCTTTCAAAGGTGATGTGATTAAAAAACAAGGAACTGGAAGTACTGCTACCTTTACTGTAAGAAAAATTTCTGATGGTATCGGAGTAGAAAGAGTATTCCCTTACGCTTCTCCTAATATTGAATCCATCGTAGTTAATAAAGTAGGGCAAGTACATAGAGCTAAACTTTACTACCAAAGAAAAAGAAGTGGTAAGAGCGCTCGTATTCGTGAAAAACGTATGGCAGTTGCTGCTGCAGCTGATAAAGCATAA
- the tatA gene encoding Sec-independent protein translocase protein TatA, whose protein sequence is MTSVQLLALGTNEVIIIAIIVLLLFGGRKIPELMRGLGKGVREFNDAKDNVKRELEETANTISSEPKKPE, encoded by the coding sequence ATGACAAGTGTTCAACTTTTAGCTTTAGGTACTAACGAGGTTATTATCATTGCAATAATTGTGTTACTGTTATTCGGTGGCCGTAAAATTCCCGAGCTGATGAGAGGGTTGGGTAAAGGCGTGCGTGAGTTCAACGACGCTAAGGATAATGTAAAGAGAGAGCTGGAAGAAACAGCCAATACTATTTCTAGCGAACCTAAAAAGCCTGAATAA
- the gatA gene encoding Glutamyl-tRNA(Gln) amidotransferase subunit A — protein sequence MPDFISIADYHKRLEEGSTSCLATVEEYLAAIEAKKHLNAFVEVYADEARARAKELDASTAPKGKLHGVVIGIKDVICHKGHKVTAASKILEGFTAVFSATAVERLLAEGAIIIGRLNCDEFAMGSTNENSVYGKVLNAADETRISGGSSGGSAVAVQAGLCMASLGSDTGGSVRQPADFCGIVGLKPTYGRISRYGLIAYASSFDQIGIFSQNIPDAALLLEVIAGPDEYDSTVSLKPVPQYSKELKKEQKSYKIAYFPEALNHESLDPEIGAAIKNKLEEWQTQGHTVAPVTFDLLDYIVPAYYILTTAEAASNLSRYDGVKYGYRHPVQNDADLDIFYKNNRSAGFGWEVKRRIMLGNFVLSSGYYDAYFTQAQKVRKLLTNKLTLIFNDFDFICMPTAPSVAFKIGEKMTDPISMYIADIYTVMANLTGVPGIALPLFQHSRYHMPFGLQLMSSHFNELPLLSFSHNILAN from the coding sequence TTGCCGGATTTTATATCTATTGCAGATTATCATAAAAGACTGGAAGAAGGTAGTACCTCCTGTTTAGCTACTGTGGAGGAATACCTGGCTGCGATTGAAGCCAAAAAGCATTTGAATGCTTTTGTAGAAGTATATGCCGATGAAGCCAGAGCTCGTGCCAAAGAACTGGATGCATCCACCGCTCCAAAAGGCAAACTCCATGGTGTTGTTATCGGTATTAAAGATGTTATATGCCATAAAGGCCATAAAGTAACCGCCGCATCCAAAATTCTAGAAGGATTTACTGCTGTATTTTCTGCCACTGCTGTAGAACGGTTATTAGCCGAAGGAGCTATTATCATTGGGCGACTCAACTGTGACGAGTTTGCTATGGGCTCCACCAATGAGAACTCTGTTTACGGGAAAGTGCTCAACGCCGCAGATGAAACCCGCATTTCCGGAGGATCTTCTGGAGGGTCAGCTGTGGCCGTACAGGCCGGTTTGTGTATGGCCTCTCTAGGATCAGACACAGGAGGCTCGGTACGTCAGCCTGCCGATTTTTGTGGGATTGTTGGACTGAAACCTACTTATGGCCGCATCTCCCGATACGGATTGATTGCCTATGCATCTTCTTTTGATCAAATTGGAATATTTTCCCAAAATATACCCGATGCCGCATTATTGCTCGAAGTAATTGCCGGTCCAGATGAATACGACAGCACTGTATCGCTGAAACCGGTTCCCCAATATTCAAAAGAGCTAAAAAAAGAGCAAAAAAGCTATAAAATAGCCTATTTCCCTGAAGCTTTGAACCACGAAAGCCTTGACCCAGAAATTGGTGCAGCAATTAAAAATAAATTGGAAGAGTGGCAAACTCAGGGACATACTGTTGCACCGGTTACCTTTGATCTACTGGATTACATTGTTCCGGCGTACTATATTCTTACTACTGCAGAAGCTGCATCCAACCTGTCAAGATACGATGGTGTAAAATATGGATACCGACATCCGGTACAGAACGACGCGGATTTGGATATATTTTACAAAAACAACCGTTCGGCAGGTTTCGGCTGGGAAGTGAAAAGGCGCATTATGCTGGGTAATTTTGTGCTCAGCTCGGGATATTACGATGCTTATTTCACTCAAGCACAAAAAGTAAGGAAACTTTTAACAAATAAGTTAACATTGATTTTCAATGATTTCGATTTTATCTGTATGCCTACGGCTCCCTCAGTAGCCTTTAAAATTGGGGAAAAAATGACGGACCCTATATCGATGTATATAGCTGATATATATACAGTTATGGCTAATTTAACCGGGGTGCCGGGGATTGCCTTGCCGCTTTTCCAGCATTCGCGATACCATATGCCTTTTGGCCTGCAACTCATGTCATCTCATTTTAATGAGTTACCTTTGCTTTCTTTCAGCCACAATATTTTGGCTAATTAA
- the tolQ gene encoding Tol-Pal system protein TolQ, which produces MAENQAKPVAAATTSVQPKKSGNLISWVAPALCIIAGYCIWRFGMGNPAGFKSPDPAGGFWPHHLGPVDAFHRIYEGGIIVPLLIGMLLMTIVFAIERFLTISKALGKGNISNFIRKVQYQLANKNVDAAIAECDKQKGSVGNVMKAGLRRYKEMISATDLDTEQKVIAIQKEVEEATALELPMLQKNLVFLSTIVSCGTLVALLGTVMGMIRSFAALGESGGGGDSSQLAVGISEALYNTALGIGTSALALIFYNMLTTRIDNITYGIDESGFTLTQSFASLYK; this is translated from the coding sequence ATGGCTGAAAATCAAGCTAAGCCGGTAGCAGCGGCAACGACTTCTGTGCAACCTAAAAAGAGTGGAAACCTGATTTCGTGGGTGGCACCTGCATTATGTATTATTGCTGGTTATTGTATTTGGAGATTTGGCATGGGTAATCCTGCAGGGTTTAAATCACCAGATCCAGCGGGAGGTTTTTGGCCGCACCATTTAGGGCCAGTTGATGCGTTCCACAGAATTTACGAAGGTGGTATCATCGTGCCTCTCTTGATTGGTATGCTTTTAATGACCATCGTTTTCGCCATCGAAAGATTCCTTACTATCAGCAAAGCATTAGGTAAAGGAAATATCAGCAACTTTATCCGTAAAGTACAATATCAACTGGCTAACAAAAATGTTGACGCTGCTATTGCAGAGTGCGACAAACAAAAAGGCTCTGTTGGTAATGTAATGAAAGCTGGTCTGCGTCGTTATAAAGAAATGATCAGTGCAACTGACCTCGATACTGAACAAAAAGTAATCGCTATTCAAAAAGAAGTTGAAGAAGCTACAGCCCTGGAATTACCAATGCTTCAGAAAAACCTGGTGTTCCTGTCTACAATCGTATCGTGCGGTACACTGGTAGCGCTGTTAGGTACGGTAATGGGTATGATTCGTTCATTCGCTGCACTGGGTGAATCTGGTGGCGGTGGAGACTCTAGCCAGCTGGCGGTTGGTATCTCTGAAGCGCTGTATAACACAGCTTTGGGTATCGGTACTTCTGCTTTGGCGTTGATATTCTACAACATGCTTACTACAAGAATCGATAATATCACTTATGGTATTGACGAGTCCGGATTTACATTAACTCAATCTTTTGCTTCTCTGTACAAATAA
- the tpx gene encoding Thiol peroxidase: MSQITFKGSPVNTSGTLPAVGSQLKDFTLVKDDLSEKTLADYKGKKIVLNIFPSIDTGVCAASVRKFNEEAAKLENTVVINVSRDLPFAQKRFCAAEGIANVETLSDFRGSFGEDYGVTLTDSPLKGLLSRAVLVANENGAIVYTEQVPEITQEPNYAAALAALQ; this comes from the coding sequence ATGTCACAAATTACTTTTAAAGGATCTCCTGTTAATACATCCGGCACGCTACCAGCAGTAGGTAGTCAGCTGAAAGACTTTACTTTAGTAAAAGATGATCTCAGTGAAAAAACACTTGCAGATTACAAAGGGAAAAAAATCGTATTGAACATTTTCCCCAGCATAGACACAGGCGTTTGTGCCGCCTCTGTAAGGAAGTTTAATGAAGAAGCTGCTAAGTTGGAAAATACTGTAGTAATCAATGTTTCAAGAGATCTTCCTTTTGCACAGAAAAGATTTTGCGCAGCAGAAGGTATTGCTAATGTGGAAACTCTTTCCGACTTCAGAGGAAGCTTTGGAGAAGATTACGGTGTAACACTAACAGACTCTCCCCTCAAGGGTTTGCTGAGCCGTGCTGTGTTGGTAGCAAACGAAAACGGAGCCATTGTTTATACCGAACAGGTTCCGGAAATCACACAGGAACCCAATTATGCAGCCGCTCTGGCAGCGTTACAATAA
- the eriC gene encoding Chloride/fluoride channel protein — MKQFKSSFEQYAIASYLLKWTLLVFPVAAVVGSMVALFLWSLEVAIHYRFIHPWLLYLLPLAGIFIYLLYTHWGKNAEQGNNLIINEIHNPAGSIPLRMAPLVLFTTVITHLFGGSAGREGTAVQIGGSIAQFFSKKLKLSADDTGILLMSGVAAGFGAVFGTPVTGAIFALEVITLGKIKYKALMPCFIASVLGDLVCTAWGIQHTAYNISFTEQTDSLPVLFHINPLLLLKVIVAGVAFGFAGYLFAETTHLIKIYSHRWVHRKWMIPALGGLTIILLATILGTEDYLSLGVANPHTGSVSILSSFNEGGATTFSWLWKLLFTAITIGTGFKGGEVTPLFFIGTTLGNTIADLSGAPVDLMAGLGFIAVFAAATNTPIACTIMGIELFGGDHILYYAVACFTAYYFSGHSGIYAAQRIGTPKSQQHNQYVNTTLQQIKEKKKS; from the coding sequence ATGAAACAATTCAAATCTTCTTTCGAGCAGTACGCTATTGCTTCCTATCTTTTAAAATGGACACTGCTGGTGTTTCCTGTAGCTGCTGTAGTAGGCTCTATGGTAGCACTTTTTTTGTGGTCGCTAGAAGTAGCCATCCATTATCGCTTTATACATCCATGGCTGCTGTACCTACTTCCACTAGCGGGGATTTTTATATACCTGCTTTATACGCATTGGGGAAAGAATGCCGAGCAAGGCAATAATCTTATCATAAACGAAATACACAATCCCGCTGGAAGTATCCCATTGCGTATGGCACCACTAGTGCTATTTACTACGGTAATTACCCATTTGTTTGGAGGCTCTGCCGGACGTGAAGGCACTGCCGTACAGATAGGTGGTAGCATTGCACAATTCTTTAGTAAAAAACTAAAGTTGTCTGCCGATGATACAGGCATTCTGTTGATGAGCGGCGTAGCTGCCGGATTTGGGGCCGTATTTGGTACACCCGTAACTGGAGCTATTTTCGCACTGGAAGTAATTACACTGGGAAAAATTAAATACAAAGCTCTGATGCCTTGTTTTATAGCCAGTGTACTGGGCGATCTAGTTTGCACGGCATGGGGTATTCAGCATACGGCTTACAATATCAGCTTCACAGAACAAACAGATAGTTTGCCTGTCTTATTTCATATTAATCCATTACTTCTTCTTAAAGTAATTGTAGCCGGTGTTGCCTTCGGATTTGCAGGATACTTGTTTGCCGAAACCACGCATCTTATAAAAATCTATAGCCATCGATGGGTACATAGAAAATGGATGATTCCAGCTTTAGGAGGCTTGACTATTATTTTGCTGGCTACTATACTGGGTACTGAAGACTATTTGAGTCTTGGTGTAGCCAACCCTCATACAGGCAGTGTTTCCATACTGTCTTCTTTTAATGAAGGCGGCGCCACAACCTTCAGCTGGTTGTGGAAACTGTTGTTTACTGCTATTACCATCGGTACCGGTTTTAAAGGAGGCGAAGTAACGCCGTTGTTTTTCATTGGAACTACTCTGGGCAATACCATAGCCGATCTTTCAGGAGCCCCCGTCGATCTAATGGCAGGACTGGGATTTATTGCGGTATTCGCGGCAGCTACCAATACACCTATAGCATGCACCATAATGGGCATAGAGCTGTTTGGTGGCGATCATATCCTTTACTATGCTGTAGCTTGCTTTACTGCTTACTATTTTAGCGGACACTCTGGGATTTACGCCGCACAAAGAATAGGCACGCCCAAATCCCAGCAGCATAATCAATATGTCAATACAACACTTCAGCAAATAAAAGAAAAAAAGAAAAGCTAA